From a single Ooceraea biroi isolate clonal line C1 chromosome 12, Obir_v5.4, whole genome shotgun sequence genomic region:
- the LOC105283859 gene encoding uncharacterized protein LOC105283859 isoform X1 has product MSISVQERHFSLNRIILLAVGLWPYQRSKFVRFQAALCLSILISYVVFVLSRLCFTEYSFVLTIHVLSISTYYTFFLIKYISFWLNIETIKYLLEQFQYIYERLKDSKEIAIYNKYGNSAKRITLACIKSLVLAVCIMLSIIAIECWPFIFDMITPKNETYARRFIVTMTKYFVLQEKHFYLFLLLINVVTAVGSVGILAIGTMLLSCLKHICGMLRIASYRFEQAVTATVQSITIKNETIYKEFIYAMDIHCKAMEFIKFFMGGMERSLFIVTMITVLCMSCNLYGIFQIESPVQEIEKTAGHLFNITCLFIYMFIANYAGQEITDYGMLHGT; this is encoded by the exons ATGAGTATCTCCGTCCAAGAACGGCACTTCAGTTTGaatagaattatattacttgCTGTTGGCTTGTGGCCTTATCAACGATCGAAGTTTGTTCGATTTCAGGCAGCATTGTGTCTTAGTATTTTGATAAGCTACGTCGTATTCGTG ctTTCAAGACTTTGTTTTACAGAATACTCCTTTGTTCTTACTATTCATGTGCTTTCTATATCAAcgtattatactttttttctgaTTAAGTATATCTCCTTTTGGCTTAATATAGAAACT ataaaatatttattggagCAATTTCAATACATCTACGAGAGGCTAAAGGATTCGAAAGAAATTGCTATCTATAACAAATATGGAAACAGTGCAAAACGAATAACGCTTGCCTGTATAA AAAGTTTAGTACTTGCAGTATGCATTATGCTTTCTATTATTGCAATAGAATGTTGGCCATTCATTTTTGATATGATTACGCCCAAAAATGAGACCTACGCGCGCCGCTTCATAGTAACTATGACTAAATACTTCGTCCTACAAGAAAaacatttctatttatttcttctgttAATAAACGTAGTTACTGCTGTAGGATCAGTTGGAATCTTAGCGATAGGAACAATGCTATTATCATGTCTCAAACATATCTGTGGAATGTTGAGAATTGCTag CTACCGCTTTGAACAAGCAGTAACGGCTACGGTACAAAGTATTACcataaaaaatgaaactatTTACAAGGAGTTTATCTATGCCATGGACATTCATTGCAAAGCTATGGA gtttatcaaattttttatgggCGGTATGGAACGATCACTTTTCATTGTTACAATGATTACTGTACTTTGTATGAGTTGCAATCTTTACGGA atatttcaaattgagtcacctgtacaagaaatagaaaagacgGCAGGACATCTTTTTAATatcacgtgtctttttatatatatgtttatagcCAACTACGCTGGACAGGAAATTACGGAtt atgGAATGCTCCATGGTACTTAG
- the LOC105283860 gene encoding uncharacterized protein LOC105283860 — protein sequence MVKRDVMEEKLHACTKKDIQIAVNLIIAHLFLFIVASILRDLKRSGGAGRPRTIRMIAFEEEVLNRVEEEHSTSVRATSHNMGASTTIVWRAMHEQLLRPYHIQRVQGLNPGDYPNRIAFCQWFLSRNLIQPNFGRIALFSDEACFTRDGVFNSRNSHIWDENPHAVAFTRHQQQFSVNIWAGIVGENLIVYLLPPRLNAHIYLQFIQNILPGLLQNVPLDIRRDMWFQHDGAPAHFSLNVR from the coding sequence ATGGTGAAGCGAGATGTAATGGAAGAGAAGCTGCATGCTTGTACGAAGAAAGATATCCAAATCGCCGTCAACCTCATCATAGCACATTTGTTTCTATTCATCGTCGCTTCTATTCTTCGAGACCTAAAGCGCAGTGGTGGTGCTGGTCGTCCAAGAACAATACGTATGATAGCGTTCGAAGAAGAAGTCTTAAACCGCGTAGAAGAAGAACATTCCACAAGTGTTCGCGCAACTTCGCATAATATGGGGGCTTCCACGACAATAGTATGGCGTGCTATGCATGAACAACTTCTTCGTCCCTACCATATTCAAAGAGTACAAGGTTTGAATCCTGGAGACTACCCTAATCGGATCGCTTTCTGTCAATGGTTTTTGAGTCGCAATTTGATTCAGCCTAACTTCGGAAGAATTGCGTTGTTCTCGGATGAAGCATGCTTTACTCGGGATGGTGTTTTCAACAGTCGCAACAGCCATATCTGGGATGAAAATCCTCATGCTGTCGCTTTTACAAGACACCAGCAGCAATTTTCCGTCAACATTTGGGCTGGTATTGTGGGGGAGAATTTGATAGTATACTTGCTGCCACCTCGTTTGAATGCTCACATTTATCTCCAattcatacaaaatattttaccagGACTTTTACAAAATGTCCCTTTGGATATAAGACGAGACATGTGGTTTCAACATGACGGAGCACCTGCACATTTCAGTTTGAACGTACGCTAG
- the LOC105283859 gene encoding uncharacterized protein LOC105283859 isoform X2 produces MSISVQERHFSLNRIILLAVGLWPYQRSKFVRFQAALCLSILISYVVFVLSRLCFTEYSFVLTIHVLSISTYYTFFLIKYISFWLNIETIKYLLEQFQYIYERLKDSKEIAIYNKYGNSAKRITLACIKSLVLAVCIMLSIIAIECWPFIFDMITPKNETYARRFIVTMTKYFVLQEKHFYLFLLLINVVTAVGSVGILAIGTMLLSCLKHICGMLRIASYRFEQAVTATVQSITIKNETIYKEFIYAMDIHCKAMEFIKFFMGGMERSLFIVTMITVLCMSCNLYGPTTLDRKLRIVIIIYFLRYGMLHGT; encoded by the exons ATGAGTATCTCCGTCCAAGAACGGCACTTCAGTTTGaatagaattatattacttgCTGTTGGCTTGTGGCCTTATCAACGATCGAAGTTTGTTCGATTTCAGGCAGCATTGTGTCTTAGTATTTTGATAAGCTACGTCGTATTCGTG ctTTCAAGACTTTGTTTTACAGAATACTCCTTTGTTCTTACTATTCATGTGCTTTCTATATCAAcgtattatactttttttctgaTTAAGTATATCTCCTTTTGGCTTAATATAGAAACT ataaaatatttattggagCAATTTCAATACATCTACGAGAGGCTAAAGGATTCGAAAGAAATTGCTATCTATAACAAATATGGAAACAGTGCAAAACGAATAACGCTTGCCTGTATAA AAAGTTTAGTACTTGCAGTATGCATTATGCTTTCTATTATTGCAATAGAATGTTGGCCATTCATTTTTGATATGATTACGCCCAAAAATGAGACCTACGCGCGCCGCTTCATAGTAACTATGACTAAATACTTCGTCCTACAAGAAAaacatttctatttatttcttctgttAATAAACGTAGTTACTGCTGTAGGATCAGTTGGAATCTTAGCGATAGGAACAATGCTATTATCATGTCTCAAACATATCTGTGGAATGTTGAGAATTGCTag CTACCGCTTTGAACAAGCAGTAACGGCTACGGTACAAAGTATTACcataaaaaatgaaactatTTACAAGGAGTTTATCTATGCCATGGACATTCATTGCAAAGCTATGGA gtttatcaaattttttatgggCGGTATGGAACGATCACTTTTCATTGTTACAATGATTACTGTACTTTGTATGAGTTGCAATCTTTACGGA cCAACTACGCTGGACAGGAAATTACGGAttgtaataatcatatattttttacgtt atgGAATGCTCCATGGTACTTAG
- the LOC113563052 gene encoding uncharacterized protein LOC113563052, whose translation MELYQIEEEEEEVAAESSQVTTLGEYFAWAQRCDECIEKLEEQCRAKRPRLSLGRNHSLVARITQLEGLKKELETRFIHVGGGDHAEQPSNTKLSWREIDTAFKNRILTSAVINVDCIDPRRFLEDARDVVLEHVRNAIDRHSNVKVNTMFNGEFVAGEKTANRSINTRNRELFKTLDLQEWFTQYVIEPTLASLEEFQERDSGWALSRILNLTINVNRHNPMHAGCRIKLPEEIKTKKAVVNVQSKDNACFAWSVIATLYPAERHTERQSSYPHYTTVLNLKGIEFPVSLKQIKKFELLNDISINVYAIQEKKKKEEEKLMIVPIRLADEKKCKHVNLLYMQDPLDNVGHFAYIKNLSRLVSSQLSSNKRKKYICDR comes from the coding sequence ATGGAACTCTATCaaatcgaagaagaagaagaagaagttgCAGCAGAGTCATCGCAAGTGACAACATTGGGCGAATATTTCGCATGGGCGCAGCGATGTGACGAGTGCAtcgaaaaattagaggaacaatGCCGTGCTAAGCGTCCACGACTATCTCTAGGACGAAATCACTCGTTAGTGGCTCGAATCACGCAGCTCGAGGGATTGAAGAAAGAATTGGAAACACGTTTTATACATGTCGGCGGCGGTGACCACGCCGAACAGCCTTCCAACACAAAACTCTCTTGGCGAGAGATTGATACCGCGTTCAAAAACCGAATTCTCACCAGTGCGGTGATCAACGTGGATTGCATCGACCCGCGACGATTCTTGGAGGACGCTCGTGATGTAGTGCTAGAGCATGTGCGCAACGCTATTGATAGACACAGCAACGTAAAAGTGAACACCATGTTCAATGGGGAGTTCGTGGCGGGTGAGAAGACCGCTAATAGAAGTATAAACACGAGAAATCGTGAACTCTTTAAGACATTGGATTTGCAAGAGTGGTTCACGCAATACGTGATCGAACCCACCCTAGCGTCTCTCGAGGAGTTTCAGGAGCGTGATAGCGGGTGGGCATTGTCGCGTATATTGAACTTGACCATCAACGTGAACAGACACAATCCGATGCACGCTGGATGTCGCATTAAATTACCGGAGGAGATAAAGACGAAGAAAGCAGTGGTGAACGTGCAATCGAAGGACAATGCGTGCTTCGCGTGGTCGGTGATTGCCACTCTGTATCCAGCGGAAAGACACACGGAACGTCAATCTTCCTATCCACATTATACAACGGTGCTGAATCTCAAGGGCATAGAGTTTCCAGTGTCGttgaagcaaataaaaaaatttgagctTCTGAACGACATCTCGATAAATGTATATGCCAtccaggagaagaagaagaaggaagaggaaaaacTCATGATCGTGCCGATACGACTCGCTGATGAGAAGAAGTGCAAGCATGTGAACCTGCTGTATATGCAGGATCCGCTTGACAACGTGGGACATTTCGCGTACATCAAGAATCTGTCTCGGCTGGTGAGCTCACAACTTAGcagcaataaacgaaaaaaatatatttgtgatCGGTAA